A window of Mucilaginibacter robiniae genomic DNA:
TACTTACTACAAACAATTTATATTTGTTACCTAGATATTTTAAAGTCTCTTCCAAATCAGGGTATAATGCTCCACCTTTAGTACTTAACATTTCCAGTTCATACCGAGCCGATAAGTTTTTGAATTCATTACGTTTTTCGTTGCTCAGGTAAGGAGTTAATTTTTCAAATATTGCATCGTAGGCCATACCGGCAATGGAGCTTACTACGGCTGGAGTAACATCATCTTTTACATAGCCTAATTCTTCCTTAGCCTTTTGCCAAGCCTCAGCTACGGTGATGGTCGAATCCCACAAGGTTCCATCTAAGTCGAATATAATGCTATCAAATTTATTTTTTAGGTTTGCTTGCATGGTTATTAATTAAGCTGCAAAAATAAACATTAAAGCGGAGTACCTACTCTGGCTTTATAAACTGACAGCCTTGCAACAAAATGGAAGGCTGTAGTGTTAGCTACTTTTAACACATTGATATATACTTATGCATCGTGGTGGAATTATAAAGTTTTTTTTGATACTGGCAGCTATCAGTTTATTGATGGACTGGTACGTTTATCACGGTTTAAGAACGTTATTAGCTGGCTGGTCAAACAACCGTAATAAACAACTGGTATTGTGGGCGTATTGGGTGATAAATGTAGGAGTGTTAATGGTGTTTGTAGCTGGGCTAGGTAGCTTCACTACAGCACGTGGTATGACGCCTTTTCATGAATGGGTACTCAGTATTTTTCTAACTTTTTTGGCAACTAAAATAGTATTTGTTTTGGTGCTGTTTCTAGGTGATGTTTACCGGCTTTTCATTGGCTTGTTAAACACTATTAAACATACTCCACTACAAAATGGACAATCTATATCATCAAGGCGAAGATTTATTAGCGAAGTAGCCGTTCTACTAGCTGCTATTCCGTTTACCTCATTCTTTTATGCCATGTTGCGAGGTAAGTATGATTATCGAGTACATCGCCACACTTTGTTTTTTGATGATTTGCCAGAAGCATTTGATGGTTTTACAATAACTCAGTTGTCCGACATCCATTCAGGAAGCTTTGATAACACAGCAGCTGTTCGAAAGGGTGTTGATCTGGCTCAAGCGCAGAAATCAGATTTATTTGTTTTTACTGGAGATCTGGTAAACAATGTAGCATGGGAGATTGAACCTTACTTAAATCATTTTAGTTCATTAAAGGCACCTTATGGGCAGTTCTCTATCTTGGGTAATCATGATTATGGAGATTATATACAATGGAACAGCCAACAAGAAAAAGAAGCTAACTTGCAAAAGTTAAAAGAACATCATAAAACTTTAGGGTACCGATTATTATTAGATGAAAATATTGAGCTAAATAAAGGAGGAGAAAAGATTGTCCTAATTGGTGTACAGAATTGGGGACGAGGCTTTATACAAATAGGAGATTTAGACAAGGCGCTAAGCAATGTTGATCCGCATTCATTTAAGGTTTTGTTATCGCATGATCCTACTCATTGGGAAGAGAAGGTTCGTTATCATCCTACACAAATACATTTAACATTATCCGGCCATACGCATGGTGCACAATTTGGTGTCGAAGCTGCAGGCTTGCGTTGGAGTCCGGTTCAGTACCGCTACTTAGATTGGGCTGGTTTAGCTAATGAAAACAACCGTTATTTATATGTAAATAGAGGCTTCGGATTCCTAGCTTTCTCAGGTCGATTAGGTATATGGCCGGAAATTACAGTTATTACTTTAAAACGGAAAATAGCATAAAAAAAGGCATCCAAATGGAGGCCTATTTTTTTATGTAGATAAATGATAATGCTTTTAGTACTTAGAAACTAATAGTGTTACTTGTATAGGTCTCTTTGTTGTTTACAGCATAAAATTTTCTTTTGCTTACTACAACTTTGCGTCGTTTACTAATTGTAGATTTACTTGATATAGGCATTTCGGATCCGCTGATTTTAAGTAAATTATTGCCTTCTATAAAAATATTTTCTTCTGTTGGTACACTAATATAGGTATATAAGCGGGTATAACTTCTCTTAATATCATTTACCTGTAAGCTGTCATAATGCAATGACCACCTTAAAGCTTCTTTCAAGTCGCGGTTAGCTAATTTATAATCATGAATATCCATCTTAATAGCAGCCAACTGAACCAGTGTACCTATAATATCATCAACTTTAGTTTGCTGACGTGCCAACGCATTAGCTTGCAAAATAAACCATTTAGCTTGTGCATAAAGGCGTTGCATACGATAAGCTTTGGATAGATTGGTATAGCTGGTTTTTAAACCTGTAGTATCGTCGTTTTTAGAATAAAGGTGCAATGCCAGCATAGAATAGTTAACCGCATTTTCTGCATTGATTCTTTTACTATATCGGTTTGGAGAATTATTTTCATCCAAATAGTAATCAACCATTCGCGTATAAATAGCTGCCTTTGCAGAATCAATAGTGGTAATTTGCAACTGCTGTTTCAAGCTATCTAATCCATTTGCAAAAATGCGACTGGTAAAGCTTAATAGTATGATTGAGAGTACAAATAATCTTTTCATAGTAAACATTTAAAAATGTATTTTAATAAATACAAATAGTATGCCTGTTTACAATAAGAGAGGAAGAGGCTTGTAAATTTTGAATGAAAATTATCTAATTAGCGCTTCGTACCGATATAAAGATTGCTTTATAACTGAACTTTTGCACATGTAATTAAATAGTACAATGCCTGTAATAGCACAAATAACACCAGCTATTACATCGAGTAAATAATGATGGCTATTGTAAACTGCCGAGAACCAAATGCCTATCATTACTGTAGCAAAGAATAGGTTAATCCAGCCTAAACGGTTTTTCAATCCGTAGTAAAGTACAATAACCGGGTAGCTGGAATGTAATGAAGGCATAGCCGCAAATACGTTAGAGCCCTTTGCATAGATGGATTTAAATATACCCGCATGGAGATGTCGGTCAAATCGGGCTAAGCCAGCTGTATTACCTGCAGTTAGTTTAATGAAGTGAAAGCCATGATATTGTACATACCAAGGCGGGGCTGCGGGATATGCATAATAAACAATAAAGCCCAGCAGATTAACGAATACGAAAGTGAGTGAAAAACGCAAAAATTGATCACGGTTTACAAAAAACATGTAAGACGCAAAAGCTAACGGAACAGGTATCCAGCATAAATAAAATATACCAGTAATAATATCTAAAAAGGTAAAACCGTAAATGCTCCAGTACTCATTAGGTGTTAATATCTTGCCACCAATATGTAAACCAAACCAATGTTTTTCCAGATTATACAGGCCAGCAATATGAACCGGATTGTAATTGTAATTAGGAAAAGCCTTCATGTAATCGAATATGATCCAATACACAATGAAGATGGAAAAGCCTAAAATGAATTTACGAGTAATAGTTGAAGCAAAGAAAGCGCAGCAGAATATACCTGCCAACACCAACTGATCTGACTTAAATCCAACTAAAAAATAAGAGATAATTAAATAGGCTAAAGCTGCGCCAAGGGCACTTAGCGCAGCTGTTAAAGTTAGGGAAGTACTTTTACTAACCCCCGAACTCATTTCACTTTTACTTTTTTAACAAAGTCTGATTGGAATATTTTGTCCCAGAAAGGGGAGCTAACACCATATCCTTTCTGTGGGTCTTGATAATGATGCAACATATGATGTTGTTTAATGGCTTTCCATAAACCACCTTTAAAGTTAAAGTGATGAATGGCATAATGTGTCATATCGTACACCAGATAACCTAACAAGAATCCCGCAAAAAAAGGATAAATGTAAGTGGCCGGTAATGCAGCATTAAACAAAAAATACAAAATTAAAGCCATTGGGATGCTGGCTGATGGTGGCATCACTAATCGCTTGGCATCGCTTGGGTAATCATGGTGTACACCATGAAAAATGAAGTGTAAACGTAAAGCCCAATCAGCTTTAGGTACAAAATGGAAAACGTATCGGTGCAGCACGTATTCTGCCAATGTCCAAAACATTAATCCTGCTATAAACATACCTACAACGCCAAGAATTGTAAGTGTACTTTTTGCAACTGCTAAATAAAGCAAGTAGCTAATAACAGGCACATAAACATATAGGGGTACAGTGAAGTGAACCTTAGATAATTTTTCTAACAAGTCACTCTTAAACATCCTTACGGATTCACTAGAATTAGATACAAAGTTCTTCATCACTAATCAGGGTTTGAAACGCTCAATATATTCTTTTCCGGTAGATTGGTCTGTCCCTCTTAATTCTACAAATAAAACTTTAGGAACCCAGAACGATCCTCCTTCAATTTTAACAAAAACACGATTCAGAATCAATAGCCTTTGAGAAATCGTTGCGAAGATATGATATTTACCGTCTGTACCTTTCATTAAGGTAAGGGGATATTTTTTATATGACACAAAACGGATATCATATTTACCATTACCCAAAGATTTGGTATTAAGGCCATAGGCAAACTTTCGTTGTATATAGCTCAAATCAGCTTTTTGCCCTTGTTCATGATAACGTATCCAATACGCGTGTATCGGTTCATCCTCATTGGGCTGGCCATTACTGCTCATGTTCAATTCATAAACAATGGTGTTCGCATTAGGCGTACGTTGTACATAAAATAAGCGATTTACACTAACCGGTAAAGCTGGATAGGGGTTACCCGGTAGCTGAAACAGGTTCTTCACAGTATCAGCAGGAGTAGAAAAAGTAGGTAGGTTGGATAAAGGCTTTGCTGTAGTAAGTATACTCACTGCCAGCAGACAAATTCCGGATAATATTGCTCTTTTTTTAATCATTACGTTTACAAATATTATTTTTCAGCCTGCTGAATATTCTTTTTGGCATCCATTAATCGGTTAAAAGCTGTTATGTTGGTTAACACGGCTAAAACAGCTATAGGTATTGTAAATACCGACATCGGCTCAAAAATGTGAAATGGAATACCTGGCACATACAGTTTGTAATTTCCGCCAACATAGCTGGCAGTTACCCCACATAATATAGCGAATAAGCCAATAGTTACTACACGTTCTGGGCGTTGCATTAAGCCACCTTTGCATTCTATACCTAAGCCTTCTGCACGAGCACGTACATAACTTACCATCATAGAACCAATAAGTGCTATAAATGCAAAAATTGAGCTTAAAAAGTAATGGTTATAAACCAGGTAATAGCAAATGCCAAAAAACATAATTAGTTCGCTGTAGCGGTCTAAAACGGAATCAAACAAAGCGCCAAAAACTGATTTCATGTTTCCCAAGCGAGCTACTTGTCCATCCAACATATCAAACAAACCTGCAAATAAAAGCAGGCCTCCTGCCCATGCTACCGATGATAAATCATTACGCTTTTTTTGTTCAGCGCCGAAAATAAAAACAAATGCAACACCAATATTTAATATAAAGCCAATTAAAGTAACCGCATTAGGTGTTAAACCTATCCTGATCAAAACCTTAACAAAAGGATCAATAATTTTATATATACCTAATTGTAAGTTAGTACGCAACGATGTTTGTTGTGCCATATTCAAAAAAAGATGTGCAGTTGATTTATGTACGCAAAAATAGTTAAAATATAAATTGTACGCGTGTCCGGATTCCCCATTCTGCAACATGTGCATGATCAAGGTAGTTGAAGCGATGTACCAAGTCAACCCTTAACACTTTAAAGATATTTTCAATACCTACACTGCCTTCTACATAAGGTTTGTTACCTAACGAGTAGGTAATTGGGGTACCATCCAACTCTTTAGGGAACTGGTATAATTCTGGATGGATGTTAGGATCATTTTCACTTCTCAAGCCGCCCCACAAAGCTTTTACAGATGCTGTTTCACGCCATTTCAATCTTTTAAATAATGGAATGCGATTAAAGAAGTAACCATTAAAATGCTGGTCGATGTTGATGCTTTCGTAGTGATCATTGGCGAACTCCAGAAAGTTCATTAAATTATAAGAAAGCAAATCATAAGCATATGTTTGATTGGCACGCGGAATAGTTAACAAAGGGTACGGTACCTGACCAATAATGCGTCCTGCATCTAGGTAAACGTCTGCATAGCCAAATCGACCTAAATAGGCATGCTTGTAAATATCTAGATTTAAATTATGATAGTTGTATTCACTACCTAACAATCCTTTTATTCCTGCTGTGTAGTCGAAAGTAAATATTGGATATTTATTTAAAAATTGCGTTCTGTATATTTTACCTTGATAAAACTCTTCGTGTGGTGCATAGCGTAATTGCACATGTGCTTGTGTAGTAGTCAAGTTATTAATTTGGTGATTAACCCCATTTACTTGATTGATAAAATATAATGAGCCTGCTGGTGTTTGCGTCCACTTACGGAAGCCTAGTGAATAGGAAAAATGGTTCTCAAACTCACGTACATAGTCAATTCGATAATTATCATTGTATAAATATTTATCGTTTGTTCCACGCTTGAAAGAAAGAAGAAAATTATCTTCCTGAACGAATTGCAAGTTTAAACCAGGGATCTGAGTATCTCTTTGGAAACTTGCTCTAATATAATTTTGAGGGAACCTATAAATTGATTTTGCATTAAAGGAGTAAGTACCTGCCAGAAAAAATTTCCATTTCTCATCCTTAAAGCCATATGCACCATAAGTTTCCAGATAGTAGCGCTTACTGAGCTCAGGCGTGGTACGGCCACCTAAGCGCAACTTAAAACCTTCAACCGGGTTAAAGCTGTAAAAGGTATTAGCTGGACCAATTTCAAATTTGCCAAATGATTTATAACCAGCTACCAACAACGTAGCTATATCTACCGTACGGCGATAAGAAGGCATCTTGTGCAAACTATCAACGTTGGTATATACCTTGGCTTGCACATTGTTTAAGGTATCCAATCGGTTTTGTTCCCAAAACTGCTCACTCCGATGTTTTACATCATCAGAGACTATTCCCTCCAGACCCGTGTATGTAGTATCAGGTTTGGCTTGATTAACCAAATAGTTTTTATATGTAATTGTACGTTGCCCGAACATGCCGCCTTTACCTGATTTACGTACCCCAAAATCGGCCAAAGTATTACTTCTACTCAGGTGGTAACGCCCATCCGGATTTTTTTCGAAATCCAGATTAATGTGCATCTCTTTAACCCAGTTCAGATTAATTTTCCGGTTAATAGTAAGGTTAGCTTTTTGTACGGCGTAGTTACCATCTAACGTTATGTAAATTTCACCTTCAAAAAGAATGTCGTTGGTGTTACGAGGGGTAAAACTTAGTTCAATCAGCTTAGTATTATTTACTACTACAGTATCGGTTATAAAAAATTTATATAGGTTAGGCGCATTGTCTGATATTGGACTTAAAAATTCGTTAGTTACTAGTACGGCACTATTAGCATAAATATCTACATTCTGGTATAAATGTTTGAAATAAACAGTTATACCTTCATTATCAACCATGCCGCCAAAGTTTACACCTTTCTGCCCCAATACAATAGTTCTGCTTTTTTCAGGGTTCTTCCGGTAGTAATATTGTGATAGTTTTTCATCAATGTAAATGGGGAGCAGGTTTTTACCAGGTAGGGTAGTAGTATCGCGATTGTCTAGTAAAAATTTATATTTACGAAAGAACTTTTTATCTGATAATGTAGGAGAAACATTAATAAAAGAGAATGTCATTCGATCATACTCTTTATATTCTACATAATTATAACTTTCCGGACGGTTTTTTTCTTTGTTCTCAATTACCTTTCTAATTAGCGCTACTGCCGGATTATCACGATTAGTGTACCTAGGCTTTTTACCAGAGCGTACCACTACATCTTTCAATTGCTTACTATCTGCAACTAAACGAATATTGATATCTTGTTCCTTACCAGGTGTAATTGGTAGTGTAACTGCTTTATAACCTACAAAGGAAGCTTGTACTTGGTTATAAGGCTTTTCAGACCTAATAACAAATTTCCCCGCATCATTAGTACTTACGCCAATGGTACTGCCGGGAAAACTTATGGTTACATAGGATAAAGGCTGTTTATTGGCAGCATCTACTACAGTTCCCCTAACTACAGTAGTTTGCCCTAAAGTGATAGAAATTGAAAAAACGCCAGCAATTAACGTAAGCAGGAAAGGAATATATTTTTTTAAGTGCATTTAAGCTAATTAGTGTGATTAGTAATTATACAAGGGTAAACGTTTCAGCAATGTTTTAATTTTAAATGCATTGATTAAGTATCCTTCGAATAAGAATATCTTAATACAATATCAAGAATTTTAAAAATGTGTTACGTAAATACTTATTACTAATGTTTGAATTACTTGCCAAAAATAAGGAATAGTATTGTAGATAGTGTTGTTACATCGTAAAAATCAATCAAATGATTGATTAATTTTTGTGATGTATTTCATAAAAAAAGGCTGCTATGAATAATAGCAGCCTTTTTTTATGTTGATGTATACTTTACAGCAGTTCAACTAAATCTTGATAATAATCAAGGCCCAAATGAGTTATTAAATCTTCGCCCATCATATGGCGTAATGTATTTTGCAGTTTCATCAACTGTTTGAAAATATCATGTTCTGGACGTAAGCCTGGGGCAGTTTGTGGCGATTTCAGGTAGAATGACAACCATTCTTGAATGCCGCTCATGCCAGCACGTTTAGCTAAGTCAACAAATAAAGCTAAATCTAATGCTACGGGTGCTGCTAATATAGAGTCGCGGCACAGGAAGTTAACTTTGATTTGCATTTGGTAACCTAACCAGCCGAAAATATCAATATTGTCCCAGCTTTCTTTGTTATCACCATGTGGTGGATAGTAGTTAATACGAACTTTATGGTATAAGTCACCATACAGTTCAGGATTTTCTTCTGGTTGAAAAATGTCTTCTAACACACTTAGTTTTGAAACCTCTTTGGTTTTAAAGTTATCCGGATCATCCAGTACTAAGCCATCACGGTTACCCAAAATGTTAGTTGAAAACCAACCTTTTACACCTAAAGCACGTGCTGCTAAGCCAGGAGCCAAGATAGTTTTCATCAGGGTTTGTCCAGTTTTGAAATCTTTACCAGCTATAGGAGTTTCAGTTTGTTTGGCCAACTCTACTAACGCTGGAATATCAATAGTCAGGTTAGGTGCACCATTTACGTATGGAATGCCTAATTTTAATGCGGCATAAGCATACAACATGCTTGGCGAAATACGCTTGTCATCATCCTGTAAAGCCTGCTCAAATATTTCAATGCTTTGGTGAATGTCTGATTCTTCAAAGTAAACCTCTGTTGAACCACACCACAAAACAACAATACGATCGCAATTTTTTTCTTCCTGAAAAGTTTCGATGTCTTGCATTAAAGCTTGTGCCATTTCATAACGGGTACCTTCTTTTACGTTTGTACCATCTAAATTTTTAGCATAGCTTTTATCGAATGCTGCAGTCATGGGAACAATAGCTTCCAATTCAGCTTTAACCGAGTTTAACAAGCCTGGCTCCAAAACTTTGGCTTTCATGGCCGCATCATAAACATTATCGGCATATACGTCCCAACCGCCAAATACTACATCATTCAGGTTAGCCAGAGGCACGAAATCTTTAATTTTAGGATAACGGTTTTCTGTTCTTTTGCCTAAACGTATGTTGCCCATTTGGGTAAGTGCACCTATAGGTTGAGAAAGGCCCTTATTTACTGCTTCAACACCAGCAATTAAGGTAGTAGCTACTGCTCCTAAGCCAGGAATCAGTATGCCTAGTTTGCCGTTGGCAGGTTTAACATTGTTTTCCATTTTACTATTTATCGGTTATTTAAAACATTCAGGCTTTGGCATTAGGGTTAGTTAATGCTGAAAACCTTATATTGATTTTTCGTAAATCCTGTACTTCTTGTAAGGCTCACCATTAATCGCTTGAATAGCATTGTTGATTAAATCGTTATTTTCAAGCGTCCAAGAGGCTTCGGCATATTTAAGTCCTTTGCGACGGTATTCTTTAATAATAGTTCCGTATAGGCAGGCTTCAATACCCATTTTTCGATAACCTTCTACTACGCCCAATATCATGATGCGTATGCCTTGAATTTTGCTTTTACCTAGCAGTAACTTGAAAATGCCAGTTGGCAGTAAGCGACCTTTTTTAATTTTTATAAGCACTTGGTTCAGGTCGGGAACAGCTAAACCTACACCTACAACTTTGCCTTCTTGTTCTGCTATAATACAAAAATCAGGATCTACCAACATTTTTAAATCTTTGGCTAGGTAGTCAAATTCGGCTTTGGTCATGGGTACAAACAAGGTGTTCTTTTCCCAAGCCGAATTATAAACTTCAGCAATTTTATCTGCTTCCTGCTTGTAATTCTTCATGTTGATTTTGCGGATAACAATGTTATTGCGTTTTAAGCGCTCTTGTAGCTTATCCAACAATTTCATTGACCGGTCATCATAGCCTTCTGCACCAAAGCGCCAGGCTATTAAATCAACCTTTTTGTGTAAACCTGCTTTTTCAAGTAGAGCAGGATAGTAAGAGGCATTATAGGTCATCATTACCACTGGTGGCGAATCAAAACCTTCAATCAACAAACCTGTGGTTTCGTTTGTTGAGAAGTTCATTGGCCCAATCATGTTGGTTAAGCCTTTCTGCTTAAGCCATTGGGTAGCAGTTTCAAAAAGTAGTTTAGCTACATCAGCATCATTTATACAGTCAAAAAAACCAAAAAAGCCATCATTGGCTTCATTGTATTTGTTATGATTGTTGTTTAAAATGGCTGCAATACGACCTGCAATTTTATTATCGTTATAAGCCAAAAAGCATTGAAGTGATGAATGCTCAAAAAAGGGGTGAGTGGTTAATAAATCGCGTTGGGCGATAAATAACTCGGGCACATAATTTGGATCGTTTTTATACAAATCATGTGGAAAATCTATAAAGGCGGCAAGTTCTTTTTTAGAACTTACCGCAACTATTTGTGTCATATTTTTTCTTTAACGGCGTCAACACCCACTTTCTTAAATACCATTGCCATCTTCTCAACAGCTTCTTCAATTTGGCTAAAGGTATGGGTAGCCATTAACGAGAAGCGAATTAGAGTAGAATCTGATGGAACTGCAGGAGAAACTACAGGGTTAACAAATATTCCGGCCTCTTGCAGGTATTTGGTAACCAAGAAGGTTTTCTCATTATCACGAATATAAATTGGTAATATAGGGCTTTCAGATGGACCAATATTGAAGCCTTCTTCCTGCATTAACTTGGTAGCGTAATTAGTATTATCCCATAAGCGATCAATACGTTCAGGTTCAGCCTCAATAATATCTAAAGCTGCAATAACACTGGCTACCGTAGCTGGAGGCATACTGGCGCTAAATATAAGCGAACGGGCATGGTGTTTTAGATAATCGATTGTAGCATAATCAGCTGCAATAAATCCACCTAAGGAAGCTAATGATTTACTGAAAGTACCCATAATCAGGTCAACATCATCAGTTAAACCAAAATGTGAGGCAGTACCAGCTCCTTTTTTACCAATTACACCAAAACTGTGTGCATCATCTACCATGATATTGGCACCATACTGATCGGCAAGGTTTACTATTTCAGGTAATTTGGCAATATCGCCTTCCATACTGAAAATACCATCAACCGCAATCAATTTTACAGCTTCTTCAGGTAACAAGCTTAGCTTGCGCTGAAGGTCATTCATATCATTATGTGCAAATTTGATTACGCGAGAAAATGATAAACGGCTACCATCAATAATTGATGCGTGATCGTACTCATCTAATATTAAATAATCATTACGTCCGGTAATAGCAGATAGTACACCCAGATTAACCTGAAAACCTGTGCTGAATAATACAGCAGCTTCTTTACCTACATACGCAGCTAAACGATTTTCCAGTTCCACATGGATATCCAGCGTACCATTTAAAAACCGAGAACCTGCACAACCAGTACCATATTTATCAATAGCTTTTTTTGACGCTTCTTTAATTTTAGGATGGCTTGTTAAACCTAAATAAGAGTTGGAACCAAACATCAGTACACGTTTGCCATCAATTATAACTTCAGTATCCTGCCCTGATTCTATTGGCCTGAAATAAGGATATACTCCGTTTTTTCTGGCCTCATCAGCTGCTGTAAACTGAGCAATCTTATCATGTAGTTTTTTACCCATGTATTAACTCTGCTTAAAATTTTTGTAAAAATACCATCTAAAACCAAATAACTTATATTTAGTATGTAAATTTTTTAAATACCGGTATTCAGGTTTAATATGTATCTATCCGGCAAATTAATTAAATTATTTGTATATGTAGTATCATCTCAATTTAAAATATGAAATTTCATAAACAATCTACAAGTTTGAATGTAAAAACAGGTGTCAGTTTAATTCGCTCCTTTATATTATACTTATTGACAAGGATGTGTATAAGAAATTTTACAAATTCTTGCACTTTTTCCATCATCAATTTACAAAACTAATATTGGCTATTTGCGTTCTTTGCAAACGCATGTAAGTGCTTATGAAAAAAAAATACTTTCATTATATTTCTATTATAGTAATGTTTCCATTGGGTTTGTTAGCTCAAACTCGTCGAGACACGGTTTCCGAATTACTTACTTTACAGCAATGCGTTGATTTCGCATTGCGTAACCAGCCAGCCGTAAAACAGGCTTTAATTGACGAAAGCATTAATGAACGTGATATACGTATTAGCTTGTCGGCCTGGTTGCCTCAGCTTTCTACTGCTGACAGCTACCAGCGGTATTTTCAACGTGCGGCCACTATTTCATCTACAGGAGTGGGTACTACGGGTAGCACAACCAGTACTAGTGGAGGAACTAATACGGGCAATAACGGTGGTACTACCAATAACAATACAGGTACTGGCACTGGCACTGGAACTAATGGTACTACAGGTAATACAACAAACTCACAACAACAATCAGTGATTGCTGCAGCACGAAATGTATCAAGTGTTGCTCTTCAAGCTACACAGGTCATCTATAATAATGATGTATTATTGGCATCCAGGGCATCAAAGTATTCAAGAGAATATTACCGTCAGAATTCATACAGTGCTCAAATCAATGTAGTAACGGATGTTAGCAAAGCCTTTTTTGATGTACTACTATCACAAAAGCAGTTAAATATATTGAATGAAGACATCGCTCGTTTGCAACGGAGTTTAAAGGATGCTTATACTCGTTATCAGGCTGGAGTAGCCGATAAAACAGATTATAAACAAGCTACAATTGCTTTAAATAATTCATTAGCATCACGCAAACAAACGCTGGAAGCAGTAAACAGTCGTACGGCTTACCTTAAACAAGTAATGGGTTTTACACCTTACCAACGTTTAACTTTAACTTATGATTCGACCAAATTTGAGAAAGAAGCTGTAATTGATACAAACCAGCGTTTGGAAGTGAATAATCGTATTGAATTTCGTTTGCTGCAAACACAGAAGTCATTACAAAATCTTAACGTTAGCTACTATAAATATGGTTTTTTGCCTTCATTGTCGGCATTTGGTACTTACAACCTTATTTATTTTAATGATCGTTTTACGAGTCTTTACAATAATGCCTATCCAACTTCATTGGCAGGCTTGAGTTTGAGTTTGCCAATTTTTCAAGG
This region includes:
- a CDS encoding HAD family hydrolase, translating into MQANLKNKFDSIIFDLDGTLWDSTITVAEAWQKAKEELGYVKDDVTPAVVSSIAGMAYDAIFEKLTPYLSNEKRNEFKNLSARYELEMLSTKGGALYPDLEETLKYLGNKYKLFVVSNCQNGYIESFLKQHNFEHVFAGHQCYGTKSQPKFQNILDVIADYSLYAPVYIGDTQGDYDSSTKAGVPMIFAAYGFGKVTGEPITTIKQFKDLQEIL
- a CDS encoding CDP-alcohol phosphatidyltransferase family protein, whose protein sequence is MAQQTSLRTNLQLGIYKIIDPFVKVLIRIGLTPNAVTLIGFILNIGVAFVFIFGAEQKKRNDLSSVAWAGGLLLFAGLFDMLDGQVARLGNMKSVFGALFDSVLDRYSELIMFFGICYYLVYNHYFLSSIFAFIALIGSMMVSYVRARAEGLGIECKGGLMQRPERVVTIGLFAILCGVTASYVGGNYKLYVPGIPFHIFEPMSVFTIPIAVLAVLTNITAFNRLMDAKKNIQQAEK
- a CDS encoding metallophosphoesterase; this translates as MDWYVYHGLRTLLAGWSNNRNKQLVLWAYWVINVGVLMVFVAGLGSFTTARGMTPFHEWVLSIFLTFLATKIVFVLVLFLGDVYRLFIGLLNTIKHTPLQNGQSISSRRRFISEVAVLLAAIPFTSFFYAMLRGKYDYRVHRHTLFFDDLPEAFDGFTITQLSDIHSGSFDNTAAVRKGVDLAQAQKSDLFVFTGDLVNNVAWEIEPYLNHFSSLKAPYGQFSILGNHDYGDYIQWNSQQEKEANLQKLKEHHKTLGYRLLLDENIELNKGGEKIVLIGVQNWGRGFIQIGDLDKALSNVDPHSFKVLLSHDPTHWEEKVRYHPTQIHLTLSGHTHGAQFGVEAAGLRWSPVQYRYLDWAGLANENNRYLYVNRGFGFLAFSGRLGIWPEITVITLKRKIA
- a CDS encoding sterol desaturase family protein, giving the protein MFIAGLMFWTLAEYVLHRYVFHFVPKADWALRLHFIFHGVHHDYPSDAKRLVMPPSASIPMALILYFLFNAALPATYIYPFFAGFLLGYLVYDMTHYAIHHFNFKGGLWKAIKQHHMLHHYQDPQKGYGVSSPFWDKIFQSDFVKKVKVK
- a CDS encoding phosphatase PAP2 family protein — its product is MSSGVSKSTSLTLTAALSALGAALAYLIISYFLVGFKSDQLVLAGIFCCAFFASTITRKFILGFSIFIVYWIIFDYMKAFPNYNYNPVHIAGLYNLEKHWFGLHIGGKILTPNEYWSIYGFTFLDIITGIFYLCWIPVPLAFASYMFFVNRDQFLRFSLTFVFVNLLGFIVYYAYPAAPPWYVQYHGFHFIKLTAGNTAGLARFDRHLHAGIFKSIYAKGSNVFAAMPSLHSSYPVIVLYYGLKNRLGWINLFFATVMIGIWFSAVYNSHHYLLDVIAGVICAITGIVLFNYMCKSSVIKQSLYRYEALIR
- a CDS encoding DUF4833 domain-containing protein; protein product: MIKKRAILSGICLLAVSILTTAKPLSNLPTFSTPADTVKNLFQLPGNPYPALPVSVNRLFYVQRTPNANTIVYELNMSSNGQPNEDEPIHAYWIRYHEQGQKADLSYIQRKFAYGLNTKSLGNGKYDIRFVSYKKYPLTLMKGTDGKYHIFATISQRLLILNRVFVKIEGGSFWVPKVLFVELRGTDQSTGKEYIERFKP